The following proteins come from a genomic window of Brevibacillus antibioticus:
- a CDS encoding LytS/YhcK type 5TM receptor domain-containing protein encodes MDNLTLLLIERMGILLTLAFILTRTSLFRQLLDRELHVGTSIAFSVMFGLFGIAGTYAGVVVQGESYLPAFWIFRLSDDEIIANSTLVGVVIGGLLGGPLVGLGAGVIAGLHVFQLGGFAAAPMGLSIPITGLLAGYVARFFSQERVISPSKAMFIGMFAPIIQMSLLLIMAAPPELARTMVNVIGIPMVLTNSVSIAIFTTMIRVALQEAERSAAIEAERSFTIAERILPHLKRGLTPQTAQSAALVLQKETKAAAVAVTDRERLLAHVGVGADHHHPGEALNSELDKRVLHSGGIDKGFTRESVGCKRQNCNLHAAILVPIKEGDSVVGLIKLYYRRPQQIGRVQEALAKGLGNLISNQLTLSLTEQMKGLMKDAELRMLQAQIHPHFLFNTLNSIVTLIRIDPQLARHMTIQLGVFMRFNLKLTASPLVTVRQELDHLHAYLEIIKIRFSEQFAVRTIIDAGVEEALIPPGTLQPLFENCIQHGVRDITNGGEIILHVKQQDVHVVFQIEDNGQGFPDNLLPVLGKVPMESKEGNGIGIHNVNQRLISLCGQDAQLHFANKQEGGSTITFTIPMTTEVSA; translated from the coding sequence GTGGACAATCTCACGTTATTGCTCATTGAAAGAATGGGCATTCTTTTGACGCTGGCATTTATTTTGACAAGGACATCGTTGTTTCGCCAGCTTTTAGACCGCGAGTTGCACGTAGGGACGTCAATCGCATTTTCCGTCATGTTCGGATTGTTTGGGATTGCAGGTACATATGCAGGAGTGGTTGTGCAAGGAGAGAGCTATCTCCCCGCGTTTTGGATATTTCGTTTGTCGGATGACGAAATTATCGCCAATTCTACTTTGGTAGGGGTCGTCATTGGAGGTTTGCTCGGAGGGCCTCTCGTTGGCCTGGGGGCAGGTGTCATTGCTGGACTTCATGTCTTTCAATTGGGAGGATTCGCCGCAGCACCGATGGGCTTGTCGATCCCGATCACGGGGTTGCTGGCAGGATACGTAGCGCGTTTTTTCTCACAGGAGAGGGTTATTTCTCCGTCCAAAGCCATGTTCATCGGCATGTTCGCACCGATTATTCAGATGTCGCTTTTATTGATCATGGCAGCCCCGCCCGAGCTGGCGCGAACGATGGTCAACGTGATTGGAATTCCGATGGTGCTGACGAACAGTGTTTCGATTGCGATTTTTACGACAATGATACGGGTTGCCTTGCAAGAGGCAGAACGTTCCGCTGCCATTGAGGCAGAGCGTTCCTTTACGATAGCGGAAAGAATTTTGCCACACCTGAAAAGGGGGCTTACCCCGCAAACGGCTCAGTCAGCAGCCCTCGTCTTACAAAAAGAAACGAAAGCAGCAGCCGTTGCGGTAACCGATCGAGAACGGCTTCTTGCGCACGTTGGAGTGGGGGCAGATCATCATCATCCGGGAGAAGCCCTCAATAGTGAGCTCGATAAGCGGGTGCTGCATAGCGGCGGAATCGATAAGGGATTTACGCGAGAGAGCGTCGGGTGCAAGCGCCAAAATTGCAACCTGCATGCAGCGATTCTTGTGCCGATTAAAGAGGGGGACAGCGTCGTCGGTCTGATCAAACTCTATTATCGGAGGCCGCAACAAATAGGAAGAGTCCAAGAAGCACTAGCAAAAGGGCTTGGCAACCTGATCTCCAATCAATTGACCCTATCTCTCACGGAACAAATGAAAGGGTTAATGAAGGATGCAGAGCTGCGGATGCTACAGGCACAAATTCATCCTCACTTTTTGTTCAACACATTGAATTCCATTGTGACCTTGATACGAATTGATCCGCAGCTAGCCCGGCATATGACCATTCAGCTTGGCGTGTTCATGCGATTCAACCTGAAGCTCACAGCGAGTCCGCTTGTCACTGTGAGACAGGAGTTGGATCACCTGCATGCTTATTTGGAAATTATCAAAATCAGATTTTCCGAGCAATTCGCCGTTCGCACCATCATTGATGCGGGGGTAGAGGAAGCCCTTATTCCTCCTGGTACGTTGCAGCCGTTATTTGAGAATTGCATTCAGCATGGTGTTCGAGACATCACGAACGGCGGTGAGATCATCCTCCATGTGAAACAGCAGGATGTGCATGTTGTTTTTCAAATCGAAGATAATGGCCAAGGCTTTCCCGACAACTTACTGCCCGTTCTGGGAAAGGTGCCAATGGAGAGTAAGGAGGGCAACGGGATTGGCATCCATAATGTCAACCAACGTCTGATCAGCTTGTGCGGACAAGATGCCCAACTTCATTTTGCCAATAAACAAGAAGGCGGCAGTACGATTACCTTTACCATTCCAATGACAACAGAGGTGAGTGCCTGA